The Streptomyces sp. DG1A-41 genomic sequence TTCCGGCGCCCTGCTGTAACGATCGCCTGACCGCGACCACTACTCGATGACAGAACACACCGGGAGGGACAGGAGGTGCGGCAGTGCCCGATGACGACGCGGATCGTTTTACCGCGATGTACGACGGCTGCCGGCAACGCGTGTGGGCCTACGTGGTCAGCCGCGCGGGACGGCAGGTAGCCGACGAGGTGGTGAGCGACACGTTCACCGTGGCCTGGCGCAGGCTGGACGACATACCGGAGCAGCCGCTGCCCTGGCTGCTCGGGGTCGCCCGCAACATCCTGCGGGACAGCATCCGGGCGGAGGCCAGGCGCGCGACGCTCGCCGCCGAGCTGCGCGCCTGGACGGACCAGGCCGAGGCGGATGTCGCCGAGGACGTGTCCGAGCGCAGCGCGCTGCTCAAGGCGCTGGCCACGCTGCCCGAGGACGATCGCGAACTGCTCATCCTCTCCGCGTGGCAGGGACTGACCCCGGCGGAGGCGGCCCGCGTGGTCGGCTGCTCGCCCATCACCCTCCGGGTCCGCCTGCACCGGGCGCGTGCGCGCCTCAACCGGGCCGCGTCGGTCTCCCCGCCCGTGCAGGAGGCCGCAACCGCGCGGCACGTGTCCACCCGAACCCGGATCCCCGTAGGAAAGGAAGCCCGGTGAGG encodes the following:
- a CDS encoding sigma-70 family RNA polymerase sigma factor, with translation MYDGCRQRVWAYVVSRAGRQVADEVVSDTFTVAWRRLDDIPEQPLPWLLGVARNILRDSIRAEARRATLAAELRAWTDQAEADVAEDVSERSALLKALATLPEDDRELLILSAWQGLTPAEAARVVGCSPITLRVRLHRARARLNRAASVSPPVQEAATARHVSTRTRIPVGKEAR